One window of Channa argus isolate prfri chromosome 4, Channa argus male v1.0, whole genome shotgun sequence genomic DNA carries:
- the LOC137125527 gene encoding NLR family CARD domain-containing protein 3-like → MTKGVAGIGKTVLTQKFTLNWAEDKANQDIQFTFPLTFRELNVLKEKKFSLVELVHLIFPESKGICRFEEFQVMFIFDGLDECRLPLDFHNNEILTDVTESTSVDVLLTNLIRGNLLPSAHLWITTRPAASNQIPPECVDMVTEVRWFTDPQKEEYFRKRFRDEEQASRIISHIKTSRSLHIMCHIPVFCWITATVLEDVLKTREGGELPKTLTEMYIHFLVVQSKLKNIKYDGGAETDPHWSPENKKMVESLGKLSFEQLQKGNQIFYESDLTECGIDIRAASVYSGVFTQIFKEERGQGVLLCPSECSGVSGCSSCPSDFHQLWSQSAVRKTVNILVV, encoded by the coding sequence atgacaaagggagtggctggcattgggaaaacagtcttaacacagaagttcactctgaactgggctgaagacaaagccaaccaggacatacagttcacatttccattgactttcagagagctgaatgtgctgaaagagaaaaagttcagcttggtggaacttgttcatctcATCTTTCCTGAAAGCAAAGGAAtctgcaggtttgaagagttccaggttatgttcatctttgacggtctggatgagtgtcgacttcctctggacttccacaacaatgagatcctgactgatgtcacagagtccacctcagtggatgtgctgctgacaaacctcatcagggggaacctgcttccctctgctcacctctggataaccacacgacctgcagcatccaatcagatccctcctgagtgtgttgacatggtgacagaggtcagatggttcactgacccacagaaggaggagtacttcaggaagagattcagagatgaggagcaggccagcagaatcatctcccacatcaagacatcacgaagcctccacatcatgtgccacatcccagtcttctgctggatcactgctacagttctggaggatgtgttgaaaaccagagagggaggagagctgcccaagaccctgactgagatgtacatccacttcctggtggttcagtccaaactgaagaacatcaagtatgatggaggagctgagacagatccacactggagtccagagaacAAAAAGATGgttgagtctctgggaaaactgtcttttgagcagctgcagaaaggaaaccagatcttctatgaatcagacctgacagagtgtggcatcgatatcagagcagcttcagtgtactcaggagtgtttacacagatctttaaagaggagagaggacaaggtgttctgctttgtccatctgagtgttcaggagtttctggttgctcttcatgtccatctgactttcatcaactctggagtcaatctgctgtTAGAAAGACAGTCAACATCCTGGtggtttaa